A DNA window from Hordeum vulgare subsp. vulgare chromosome 1H, MorexV3_pseudomolecules_assembly, whole genome shotgun sequence contains the following coding sequences:
- the LOC123411328 gene encoding cytochrome c-type biogenesis protein CcmE homolog, mitochondrial: protein MAFSRLLPSRRLLSALLHTPTPIPAARATTSPAAHALQPARFFSATRRAGPGAPRQRAADIGARARQLQSRRLWTYALTFGCAAGFVVTVLATFQDQLVFYLTPTDALARFATDPSKTRCRLGGLVLEGSVAHPSSSSSEIEFVVTDLVTDVLVRYEGALPDLFREGHSVVVEGFLKPLTDDLRRDWAGRKVSDKALEGQCFLRGTEVLAKHDEKYMPKEVGEAIERNKKQIEADAAAAAAEENAAVAVDGAKANS from the coding sequence ATGGCCTTCTCGCGCCTTCTCCCCTCCCGCCGCCTCCTCTCCGCCCTCCTCCACACCCCGACCCCGATCCCCGCCGCGCGCGCCACCACCTCTCCGGCCGCCCACGCCCTCCAGCCCGCGCGCTTCTTCTCCGCGACGAGGCGGGCCGGGCCGGGCGCCCCGCGGCAGCGCGCCGCGGACATCGGCGCGCGGGCGCGGCAGCTGCAGAGCCGGCGCCTCTGGACCTACGCGCTCACCTTCGGCTGCGCGGCCGGGTTCGTGGTCACCGTGCTTGCCACGTTCCAGGACCAGCTCGTCTTCTACCTCACCCCCACCGACGCGCTCGCGCGCTTCGCCACCGACCCCTCCAAGACCCGCTGCCGCCTCGGCGGGCTCGTCCTCGAGGGCTCCGTcgcccacccctcctcctcctcctccgagatCGAGTTCGTCGTCACCGACCTCGTCACCGACGTCCTCGTCCGCTACGAGGGCGCCCTCCCCGACCTCTTCCGCGAGGGCCACTCCGTCGTCGTCGAGGGCTTCCTCAAGCCGCTCACCGACGACCTCCGCCGCGACTGGGCGGGGAGGAAGGTCTCCGATAAGGCGCTGGAGGGCCAGTGCTTCTTGCGCGGCACGGAGGTGCTCGCCAAGCACGACGAGAAGTACATGCCCAAGGAGGTCGGCGAGGCGATCGAGCGCAACAAGAAGCAGATCGAGGCGGATGCGGCTGCCGCCGCTGCCGAGGAGAACGCGGCGGTTGCGGTGGATGGAGCCAAAGCAAACTCGTAA